Proteins co-encoded in one Bacillus infantis NRRL B-14911 genomic window:
- a CDS encoding glycerol-3-phosphate acyltransferase, with amino-acid sequence MYTAAAFIFCYLAGCINGAYLLARKWQGKDIRQMGSGNAGARNAGRELGKRGFFYTILIDAGKTVAALAAADAFLGHSALLVCAFAVLCGHIWPAPLGFRGGKGVVVYLASALYLAPASLLAAFIVLLAGWSVTRRFTVPGLIAMAAMPVSIYLLAGDVPAAVAFVIMLLIVIAAHNDFFYKKVA; translated from the coding sequence ATGTATACAGCAGCAGCTTTCATTTTTTGCTATTTAGCCGGCTGCATCAACGGGGCTTATCTTCTGGCCAGAAAGTGGCAGGGAAAAGATATCAGGCAGATGGGCAGCGGGAACGCAGGTGCAAGGAATGCTGGCCGTGAACTTGGAAAAAGAGGTTTCTTTTATACGATTTTGATTGATGCAGGGAAGACAGTGGCTGCTTTAGCTGCAGCTGATGCTTTTCTGGGGCATTCCGCACTGTTGGTCTGTGCTTTCGCTGTACTATGCGGGCATATCTGGCCGGCCCCCCTTGGATTCAGGGGAGGCAAGGGGGTTGTCGTATATCTGGCATCGGCTCTTTATTTAGCCCCCGCAAGCCTGCTGGCTGCCTTTATTGTACTGCTTGCCGGATGGAGCGTCACACGGCGCTTTACGGTTCCAGGGCTTATCGCAATGGCGGCAATGCCTGTTTCCATCTATTTATTAGCAGGAGACGTTCCAGCAGCCGTTGCATTTGTGATTATGCTCCTGATTGTGATAGCAGCACATAACGACTTTTTTTATAAGAAAGTGGCCTAG
- the arfA gene encoding arabinosylfuranosidase ArfA, with product MTLNAHKAKMLIDKSFRISDIDPRIYGSFIEQLGRAVYGGIYELSHSSADEDGFRQDVIELVKELRVPIIRYPGGNMVSAYNWEDGIGPKELRPKRLDLAWNSLETNEVGTNEFAAWAKKVNAEVMMAVNLGTRGIDAARNLVEYCNHPGGTYWSDLRKEHGYTDPHNIKVWCLGNEMDGPWQIGMKTAYEYGRLAAETAKAMKLVDPSIELVSCGSSGSGMPTFPEWEAETLEHTYEAADYISLHQYYGNRDNDSANYLASTLDMDSFIKTVTAACDYMKAKKRSKKTMNLSFDEWNVWFHSNDQDKAIEPWSLSPPLLEDIYTFEDALLVGSMLNTLLKHSDRVKIACMAQLVNVIAPIMTETGGGIWKQSIFYPFYYTSVYGRGTALHSIVDSPKYDSKDFTDVPFLDQSVVYNEESEELVIFAVNRSLDTQLLVDVDIRSFEGYKLAEQIVLKNENPKAVNSINDEQVKPEKGNDSYIENGTLTAVLPKMSWNMFRLKKLEV from the coding sequence ATGACTTTGAATGCACATAAAGCAAAAATGCTGATAGACAAGTCGTTTAGAATATCCGATATTGACCCTAGGATATATGGTTCTTTCATAGAGCAGCTGGGCCGTGCCGTATATGGGGGAATATACGAACTTTCGCATTCCAGTGCTGATGAGGATGGATTCCGACAAGATGTTATAGAACTGGTAAAAGAGCTGAGGGTGCCGATTATCCGCTATCCCGGGGGGAATATGGTTTCAGCTTACAACTGGGAAGATGGAATCGGACCAAAAGAATTGAGGCCAAAACGCCTGGATTTAGCCTGGAATTCACTGGAGACAAACGAAGTTGGGACTAACGAATTTGCAGCCTGGGCGAAGAAAGTCAATGCAGAAGTCATGATGGCTGTTAACTTAGGTACCAGGGGCATTGATGCTGCACGAAATTTAGTAGAATACTGTAATCATCCCGGCGGTACTTATTGGAGTGATTTAAGAAAAGAACATGGCTATACTGACCCTCACAATATAAAGGTCTGGTGTTTGGGAAATGAAATGGATGGACCCTGGCAAATTGGCATGAAAACGGCATATGAATATGGAAGGCTAGCTGCTGAAACTGCCAAGGCGATGAAATTGGTCGATCCTTCGATTGAACTGGTCAGCTGCGGAAGCTCCGGCTCAGGCATGCCAACATTTCCTGAATGGGAAGCAGAAACACTCGAACATACATATGAAGCTGCTGATTATATATCTCTTCATCAATATTATGGGAATAGAGATAATGACTCGGCAAACTATTTGGCAAGTACACTGGACATGGATAGTTTCATTAAAACTGTTACTGCAGCATGTGATTATATGAAGGCAAAGAAACGCAGTAAAAAAACAATGAACTTGAGTTTTGACGAATGGAATGTTTGGTTTCATTCCAATGATCAGGACAAGGCAATTGAACCTTGGTCTTTGTCGCCTCCGTTATTGGAGGATATTTACACATTTGAGGATGCTTTGCTTGTAGGCAGCATGCTGAATACCCTGCTAAAGCATTCAGATCGGGTAAAGATCGCTTGTATGGCCCAGCTGGTAAATGTCATTGCACCAATTATGACAGAAACAGGAGGCGGTATTTGGAAGCAATCCATTTTCTATCCATTCTACTATACTTCTGTATATGGACGTGGTACAGCACTTCATTCGATTGTTGATTCACCCAAGTATGACAGTAAAGATTTTACTGATGTGCCATTCTTAGACCAGTCAGTGGTCTATAATGAAGAAAGTGAAGAACTGGTTATCTTTGCTGTAAATCGCAGTCTGGATACTCAATTGCTGGTTGATGTTGATATCCGGTCGTTCGAAGGGTATAAATTAGCCGAACAGATAGTACTAAAAAATGAAAATCCCAAAGCGGTAAATTCCATTAATGATGAGCAAGTTAAACCAGAGAAGGGCAATGACTCATATATTGAAAATGGAACTCTTACTGCTGTATTGCCAAAAATGTCATGGAATATGTTCAGGCTTAAGAAGCTGGAAGTTTGA
- a CDS encoding D-2-hydroxyacid dehydrogenase: protein MSTKTMILTQDLREDLLKNVKNVMPGWNIISGKDPEIWKSHLMDAEIIAGWKKDTVQAADSNNLRWIQTWSAGVNNLPLEELEKNNVFLTSANGVHAYPISETIFGLMLALTRKIHTYVRNQEEKKWHHSHMNQEIHKKTIGIIGAGAIGCETAKIAKAFGMKVIGVRLSGKEEQHFDEMHTAEKLDDILPHCDYIVITLPLTDETHSLFSASQFKRMKNTAFLINIGRGEILVEQDLISALKEGEIAGAGLDVFEKEPLQESSPLWEMENVIITPHTSGSTEYYDERVINDILVPNLKEYLEGKKPAHNLVDYRKGY, encoded by the coding sequence TTGTCCACAAAAACAATGATACTAACACAAGATCTCCGTGAAGACCTGCTAAAAAATGTTAAAAACGTTATGCCGGGCTGGAATATTATCTCAGGGAAAGATCCTGAAATCTGGAAAAGCCATCTGATGGATGCTGAAATTATTGCAGGGTGGAAAAAAGATACAGTCCAAGCGGCGGACAGCAATAACCTCCGCTGGATTCAAACCTGGAGTGCAGGCGTCAATAATCTTCCGCTTGAAGAGCTGGAAAAAAACAATGTCTTCCTGACAAGCGCGAACGGTGTCCATGCTTATCCGATTTCTGAGACTATTTTTGGCCTGATGCTCGCACTCACCCGGAAAATACATACCTATGTGAGAAACCAGGAAGAGAAGAAGTGGCATCACAGCCATATGAACCAGGAAATCCACAAAAAGACCATCGGTATCATCGGTGCGGGTGCAATTGGCTGCGAAACAGCCAAAATTGCTAAAGCCTTTGGCATGAAAGTGATTGGAGTGAGGCTCTCCGGAAAAGAAGAGCAGCATTTTGACGAAATGCACACTGCCGAAAAGCTGGATGATATTCTGCCTCACTGTGATTATATTGTCATCACACTCCCTCTAACAGATGAAACACACTCTCTGTTTTCCGCATCACAGTTTAAAAGAATGAAGAACACCGCATTCTTAATCAATATTGGCAGAGGTGAAATCCTGGTCGAACAGGATCTGATCAGTGCCCTTAAAGAGGGCGAGATTGCCGGAGCAGGTCTGGATGTTTTTGAAAAAGAACCTCTCCAGGAGAGCAGCCCTCTCTGGGAAATGGAAAATGTAATTATCACACCACACACTTCCGGCTCAACCGAATATTACGATGAAAGGGTCATCAACGATATTCTGGTTCCCAACCTGAAGGAATATCTAGAAGGTAAGAAGCCTGCCCACAATCTTGTTGATTACAGGAAAGGCTACTGA
- a CDS encoding carboxypeptidase M32, with product MQTAAVLSYEAALKKFEKIDEKITHLTSISSLLGWDQKVMAPKKGRGFFSKSIGTLETEIFKLQVSGELGEVLAILDDEEKAVHLDERMQARIRERKMFYDKSKSIPADLYNEYSILTAEANNAWEEAREKNDFLHYLPYLEKIIDYKKQFIKLYGEYDHPYDALLEDFEPGLTVKKLDPLFSSLRKSSVELLKKIQNSGAVLPVEIVRQSFPVGKQKDFNRAILPEIGFDLDAGRLDETVHPFAQPINTRDVRITTRYAEYNVLTALFGTIHEAGHGIYEQQIDPALEGTCLREGASFGIHESQSRFLENMVGRSRQFWSRFYPEFQKTFSEQLADVTEDQFYQAINAVNPSFIRVEADELTYNLHIMLRYEIEKSLFEGTLSAKDLPEAWNKKMEDYLGIRPETDSAGVLQDVHWSFGGFGYFPSYALGNLYAAQILETIKKQITDFGEKIAEGDFSTIMQWLKDNIHQYGKTFTPDVLIQKVTGEELNAEYLIQYLEDKYGKLYNC from the coding sequence ATGCAAACTGCCGCTGTGCTTTCATATGAAGCTGCCCTGAAGAAATTTGAAAAAATCGATGAGAAAATAACTCATTTAACAAGCATTTCAAGCCTTTTGGGCTGGGATCAGAAGGTGATGGCTCCGAAAAAAGGAAGAGGATTTTTCTCCAAGTCAATCGGGACGCTTGAAACGGAAATCTTCAAGCTCCAGGTGAGCGGGGAACTCGGAGAGGTGCTTGCCATTCTGGATGATGAAGAAAAAGCTGTTCATCTGGATGAAAGAATGCAGGCAAGGATCAGGGAAAGAAAAATGTTTTATGACAAATCAAAAAGCATCCCTGCTGACTTGTACAATGAATATAGTATTCTGACTGCAGAGGCCAACAATGCCTGGGAAGAAGCCCGGGAAAAGAATGATTTTCTGCATTACCTTCCTTACCTCGAAAAAATCATAGATTACAAAAAACAATTCATTAAGCTTTATGGCGAATATGACCATCCTTATGACGCACTCCTGGAAGATTTCGAACCAGGGCTGACAGTAAAAAAGCTGGATCCTCTTTTTTCATCCCTGCGCAAAAGCAGTGTAGAACTGCTGAAGAAAATACAAAACTCTGGTGCAGTGCTGCCGGTTGAAATTGTCAGACAGTCTTTCCCTGTTGGCAAACAGAAGGATTTCAACAGGGCAATTCTTCCTGAGATCGGCTTTGATCTGGATGCAGGCCGGCTGGATGAAACTGTCCATCCTTTTGCTCAGCCAATCAATACGAGAGATGTCAGGATTACAACCAGATATGCTGAATATAATGTATTGACCGCCCTTTTCGGCACGATCCATGAAGCGGGTCACGGAATTTATGAACAGCAGATCGATCCTGCTCTTGAAGGCACTTGCCTCAGGGAAGGGGCATCTTTCGGCATTCATGAATCACAATCGAGATTCCTTGAAAATATGGTTGGCAGAAGCAGACAGTTCTGGAGCCGCTTTTATCCTGAATTCCAGAAAACCTTTTCAGAACAGCTTGCAGATGTAACCGAAGATCAGTTTTACCAGGCGATAAATGCGGTCAATCCTTCATTTATCAGGGTGGAAGCTGATGAACTGACCTATAATCTCCATATCATGCTCCGCTATGAGATTGAAAAAAGCTTGTTCGAAGGGACGCTTTCTGCAAAAGATCTTCCGGAAGCATGGAACAAAAAAATGGAGGATTACCTGGGAATTAGACCTGAAACAGATTCAGCAGGAGTGCTTCAGGATGTACACTGGTCATTCGGCGGATTTGGCTATTTTCCTTCGTATGCTTTGGGCAATCTGTATGCAGCGCAAATCCTGGAAACAATAAAAAAACAAATCACGGATTTCGGGGAAAAGATAGCAGAAGGCGATTTCAGCACTATCATGCAATGGCTGAAAGACAATATTCATCAGTATGGAAAAACCTTCACCCCGGATGTTTTAATCCAAAAGGTGACAGGTGAAGAGCTGAATGCAGAGTATCTTATTCAATACCTTGAAGATAAATATGGGAAATTATATAATTGCTGA